The Flammeovirga pectinis genomic interval GACAAGTAGATTGGATGATAAATACATCACAGCCTCTAACAGACTCGTTGAAGTGAGTAGAGATTTCTCCGTCACTAAAACGTTGAAGAACTACATCTCCTAAAGATTTACCGTAAGAGTGTGCAATTTTGCTAGCGAGATATTCTGTTCCCGAAGCTGAAAAGATTTTAACTGAAGACATCAGTAATTTTTTTTTGGTACGCTATAATTCCAAAACCATTGGATGATTCTGTTTAGGTTTGCCTATCACTTATAATAAGTTTATGCATTCTTAAACAATCACCGCTGCAAATTTATAAGAATCAGTTATATGTTATGCTATTCATTAAAAAGAATTTAAATAAAAAAGGTAATCTTTTGCAAGACTACCTTAAAACGTATTAATATTCTGTATTTTCTACTCTCGCATTACATAGTAATAAATTCCTTCGTTGTTCATTAAGAGATCTGCCTTCTGTGCAATCTGATCTAAATCAACATCATGTACATCTCCATTATGGTAATGAATTAGTCGAAAATCTTCTGCACTATATACATATACCTCGGATACTTTTACTATTTCTTCTTGCAACGCTACATTTTCGTGATTTTCTAATCCCCAATTTAATTCATGTAGTGTTACTTCTAAACTTGATAAATAATGTGGCCCTAACTTTTCTAAAGCTGTGAACTCATCTTGTGAGTATTCTTGTTCAGAAATTTTTTGAATCTCTTCTGTTTGAGCCAATAATGATAAACTACAAAAGAGGATAACTAATAGAAGTGATAATCGTTTCATGACGTTTATGGTTTTTGAGTTATTACTATATAAACGCTTAAAAGAGTATTTTAAGTTTCAATTTTGATTTTACTAGACGTAAGTTTTTTACTTTTATCTAATAACTTTAAAATATGTTAATTATTAATCAAAGTCAATTATTAATTGTATTTAAAACACTTAATTGATGATAATCACCAAAATTAGCTTCTAAATTCTATTTATCTATTAATTTGTAACCCTCCAGAGTGTAAAGCGACTATAACACTATCTCTTTTAAAAAAACCTTTTTTAATTAGGTCAATTACTCCGTACATCATTTTACCTGTATAAATCCGCTCTAACTCAATGTTATGTTTTTCTTTAAAATTTTCCATAAATGCTAATAATTCTGGTTTCTTTTTAGCATATCCTCCAAAATGATAAGAAGTATTTAAAGACCAATTAGTATTTATATTTTCTGAAGATGATAAGAACTCATTAATATCATCATATAAAAATTCACCTCCTTTTAAAGCAGGAAACCCTATAATCTCAGTAGTAGTATCAATAGAATTGATTAATCCCGCCAAAGTACCACCTGTTCCACAAGCTGCACATACATAATCAACTTTTTGATCAAAGCTATTGATCTCTTCACCTAATTCTGCAACTCCTTCTAAAGCCAACTGATTAGACCCTCCCATTGGAGCCATATAAAAATCGCCAAATTGCTCTCTCAATTTTGGTATTGCTGCTTTATAATCTCTAAATGATGTACGGTCTAGATAAGTAAGTTCCATACCCTGAGAGGTAGCAAAACTCAATGTTTTATTTAAAGGAAGATGTTCTTCACCTCTAATAACACCTATTGTTTTCATACCATATAACTTCCCTGCAGCTGCAAAGGCATGAATATGATTAGAATATGCTCCTCCAAAAGTTAGTAATGTTGAATACCCTTCTTCTTTTGCTTTTAAAAGGTTGTATTTTAATTTTCTCCATTTATTTCCTGAAACCTCCGGATGTGTTAAATCATCTCTTTTTACAAAAAAACGGACCCCATTCTGTTCTAGAATAGGGTCCTTAATTTCTTGCATTGGAGTATTTTCAGAGGGTTGCTCTAAATAGTCCATATTTTGAGTTATTCTTTTACTGTTTCAATAACAAAGTTATGGTTAGTATAGATACAGATATCTGCAGCAATATCTAAACCTTCTCTTACCATATCTTCTGCTGTCATATCTGGTGCATGTTTTTTTAATGCTAAAGCAGCAGATTGTGCATACATACTACCAGAACCGATAGCTGCAATATCATGATCTGGCTCTATTACATCACCAGTACCAGAAATAATCAATACGTCTTCTTTATCTGCAACAATCATCATTGCTTCTAACTTTCTTAAATAACGGTCTGTACGCCAATCTTTTGCTAACTCAATAGCAGCACGTTTCATGTTACCCTCACCAAAAGCATTTAATTTTTCCTGAAAACGTTCCATTAAAGTAAATGCATCTGCAGTAGAACCAGCAAAACCACAAAGAATTTTACCTTCCATTAAAGTTCTTACTTTTTTTACATTACTTTTTGCAACTGTATTTCCAAATGTTGCTTGTCCATCGGCACCTAATGCCACTTGACCGTTTTTCTTAACGGCAAGGACGGTTGTTGATCTAATTTTTTCCATAATATTTTTTTATGATAGCGTTTCAATAAACGACCCACCCGGAAAATCATCGCCAAATTGTCAGTTTATAAGATTTTTTAGCCTTCAATTTTTCAAAAATCGTATGATTTCTACCTAATTTGTCATATTCTACATTAATATCCTTAATACTCTCGATTTTCTGAAGTATTTTCAATGTAGATTATTAAAATAATTCATTTAACTAGAGAATTTTTTCAATTGACCAATTTTTATATGATTTCAAATTATAAACATGCCATCTTTTGTGCTCTCCTTTTAGGTAGTTCTTTAAATGCCTGTAAAACGGTTAAACCTGCTGCTTCCGACCAAGCCGCAATTACAGAAACACCTGATACACCTATTACACCAGAGGTATTACCAGAAGATGATACCACTCAACCAGATTGGATTTCTAAAGGTGGTCCTTATCAAGCTGCATATGATCGTTCTTTTAATTTACTACATACACAATTAAAAGTTAGCTTCGATTGGGAAAAGCAACACATGAGTGGTGATGCAATATTGACTTTACAGCCACATTTCTATTCTCAAAAGGATGTTATTTTAGATGCAAAAAACTTTGATATTCATAAAGTTGAACTAGTTGATAAAAATCAAAAAGTTATTAAGAGTCTCGATTTTACTTATGATAGTTTACAAATTACTATAGCATTAGATAAATCTTATTCAAGAAGTGATGTATGCTCAATTCATATTTCA includes:
- the hslV gene encoding ATP-dependent protease subunit HslV → MEKIRSTTVLAVKKNGQVALGADGQATFGNTVAKSNVKKVRTLMEGKILCGFAGSTADAFTLMERFQEKLNAFGEGNMKRAAIELAKDWRTDRYLRKLEAMMIVADKEDVLIISGTGDVIEPDHDIAAIGSGSMYAQSAALALKKHAPDMTAEDMVREGLDIAADICIYTNHNFVIETVKE
- a CDS encoding 1-aminocyclopropane-1-carboxylate deaminase/D-cysteine desulfhydrase, with translation MDYLEQPSENTPMQEIKDPILEQNGVRFFVKRDDLTHPEVSGNKWRKLKYNLLKAKEEGYSTLLTFGGAYSNHIHAFAAAGKLYGMKTIGVIRGEEHLPLNKTLSFATSQGMELTYLDRTSFRDYKAAIPKLREQFGDFYMAPMGGSNQLALEGVAELGEEINSFDQKVDYVCAACGTGGTLAGLINSIDTTTEIIGFPALKGGEFLYDDINEFLSSSENINTNWSLNTSYHFGGYAKKKPELLAFMENFKEKHNIELERIYTGKMMYGVIDLIKKGFFKRDSVIVALHSGGLQINR